The sequence below is a genomic window from Fibrobacter sp. UWR4.
CTCTTAGCCGAGCTACTGGATCCTTCGCTCGATGAGCTCAGGATGACGCTGGAAGAGCTGCTGCTCTTTGCAGAACTGGAGCTGCTCTTGGCTTCGCTGGAGGAAGAAGATTCGTCCTTCTTGACGATCCAGCCCCACTTGTTCAGTTCGGCGTCGTGGATGCAGACCAGCTCCACGTTGCTGTCGTAGTTGTAAGAAAGCTTGCCTTCGCGGTTTTCGTCACACTTACAGCTCAAGGCATCGGCCAAGGTGTAAATGTCGCAGACGTACTTTGCTACGCTGGAGCTAGAAGATTCCTTAGCAGAGCTGGAAGATTCCTTATCGCTAGAGGAGCTATTCTTTGTGCTAGAGGAGGATTTTTCCTCGTCAGCAACGCTGCTAGAGGAATCTTCGTCCTTGGCGCTGGAGCCGTTATCGCCTCCGCAGGCAATAAGCATGATCGCGGCGATGGACATCACGGCAAGATTCTTGAATATATTCATATGTTCTCCTAATTTATTCCCTTTTTTGAAAATATAGTCAAAAAACACAGACTGTCATAATCTGACTTTTGCAATTTGTATATTTATCCCAGCCGGAAACGCCGGTTTTTATTACATCCCCCCGACAGGGGCCCGCGAGTCACCTCGCATCATGGGAAATGCGTTCCTCGGAGCATCCGATGGAAAATCATCTGGAAAAAACGCCTGAGAAAGGCGAAATCATCGCCTACCACACCGATGGCGAGTTGCATCTTGATGTCCGTCTCGAAAACGAAACCGTCTGGCTGACGCAGGCTCAGATGGCTGAGTTATTCGGATCTTCAAAGCAAAACATAAGCCTTCACATAAACAATATTTTTAAGGAAGGTGAACTTGACGCAAAAGTGGTTGTCAAGGATTTCTTGACAGCCACTAAGCATGGCGCTGTCAAAGGAAAAATTCAATACCATCGCACAAAAAACTACAATCTTGACGTCATCATATCCGTAGGATACCGTGTCAAATCCATCCAAGGAACCCGTTTTCGCCAATGGGCCAACAGAGTCCTTAAGGACCACCTTCTCAAAGGCTACAGTATAAACCAGCGCTTGCTTGTTGCAGAAGAGCGCATTGACCATCATTTGGCAAATCACGAAAACCGTATTATCGACCTGAAAAACGAGCAGGAGGATCACTCTGCACTCTCCCAGCCAATTCCCGCTGGGACGGCTTCGCCCTCATTGCAGAACTTGTAAAATCCGCCGAAAAATCCGTGGTGTTCATCGACCCATTTGCAGATGTCACCGCATTAAATTTCGCAGCATTTCGAAAGCCGAAAGTTACAGCAATCGTCTATACAGCTCGCATCACCACGGTATTACAAAATCAGGTGGAAATTCATAACAAACAATACCCAGGATTGCAGCTAAGAAACATGCGGCAAGTTCACGACAGGTTCCTTCTCGTCGATGACAAGGTCTATCACTTTGGAGCCAGCTTCAAGGATATGGGGAACGGACTTTGCGGCTACAGCATCATGGATTTTGCAACCGTGGAGCAGGTGATGGAAATGGTGGGAAATCCTTAACGGTATCCGCAGCGGGCTGAGAGGGGGTGGCGGAAGACTTTTAGCCGGGGCCGGCAACCAGGGGGAGCCGTCGGGCGGTACCAAAAACAGCCGCGAGCGGACAACCTGCGGCAGTCCGACTACGCCTTGATGTTATTTTTTTGCGTTTTTGGATGTTCTAGGCTGTTTTTAGCGATGCCACGGCGTAAAAAAAGGCTGCAGCCAGGGGGAAACTTCCCCCCTATCCCTTGACAAACGACTTGTTTTTTTCTCTATTTGGAGGCACAATTTTAAGTTTCACCTTTAACGGAGATACAATATGCCTTGCGGAAAGAAAAGAAAGCGCAGGAAGATTGCGACTCACAAGCGTAAGAAGCGCCGTCGTCGTGACCGTCATAAGAAGAAAATTCGCTAATTTCCGTTAGCATTCTCTTGTGATTTTCCTGTTAAGGAATTGAAAGACGGAGTGACAAGCTCCGTTTTTCGTTTTTTGTTTTTTAGCAAAAAGCGTAAAAGATAAAATTCAACCGAGCAGTTCCTGAGCTCACCAAAATAAGGAATGAAAAATGATTGATCGCAACCAACACTTCCTCCGCCTCGCTGACTGGAGCGAAGAAAAGATTCTCGAAACCGTAGCCATCGCTTCCCGCCTTAAAAAGGAAGTCCATGCAGGCCAGGTCTCCGACCGTCTTCACGGCCAGAACATCGGTATGTTCTTCGAAAAGCCGTCTCTGCGAACTATCACTACTTTCCAGGTGGGCATGAACCAGCTGGGTGGCCACGCTGTGCTGCTCTCCCCGGACTCC
It includes:
- a CDS encoding virulence RhuM family protein; translation: MENHLEKTPEKGEIIAYHTDGELHLDVRLENETVWLTQAQMAELFGSSKQNISLHINNIFKEGELDAKVVVKDFLTATKHGAVKGKIQYHRTKNYNLDVIISVGYRVKSIQGTRFRQWANRVLKDHLLKGYSINQRLLVAEERIDHHLANHENRIIDLKNEQEDHSALSQPIPAGTASPSLQNL